The following are encoded in a window of Lactobacillus acidophilus genomic DNA:
- a CDS encoding SHOCT domain-containing protein: MGLFDLFSKKQREANQSFLSQQRSQQSIAKIEKLTLPANLKQQLIDADVFDIWFSDKDLAPLVKLLADSSEMIKYTATGINDQSEASLLVCTNQRLIVISKKRSDLIVKTILLDRIKSVLLRHQIVYDEIILVVDNEQIDFNSINKISAAILADDLRTLSKLAQGKGELDKQVEQIKKLKELVDQGILTEEEFQAKKKKILDI, encoded by the coding sequence ATGGGACTTTTTGATTTATTTAGTAAAAAACAAAGAGAGGCTAATCAGTCTTTCTTGTCGCAACAACGTAGTCAACAATCGATTGCCAAGATAGAGAAGTTGACTTTGCCGGCTAATTTGAAACAACAATTAATCGATGCGGATGTTTTTGATATTTGGTTTAGTGATAAAGATTTAGCACCACTAGTTAAATTGTTAGCAGATTCATCAGAAATGATCAAATATACGGCAACCGGGATTAATGATCAGAGTGAGGCCAGCCTGCTTGTTTGTACTAATCAGCGACTGATCGTTATTAGTAAGAAACGATCAGATTTAATTGTAAAAACGATCTTGCTAGATCGAATTAAGAGTGTGCTTTTGAGACATCAAATAGTTTATGACGAAATTATACTTGTCGTAGATAATGAACAGATCGATTTTAATTCAATTAATAAAATATCTGCCGCTATTTTGGCTGATGATCTTAGGACTTTATCCAAGTTAGCGCAAGGTAAGGGTGAACTTGATAAGCAAGTAGAGCAGATTAAGAAATTAAAAGAGTTGGTTGATCAAGGCATTTTGACAGAAGAAGAATTTCAAGCTAAGAAGAAAAAGATTTTAGATATTTAA
- a CDS encoding helix-turn-helix domain-containing protein, whose amino-acid sequence MSYIADYTNTYDIRGHEIEITAPARFDDRTHEVIPDLELDDQAVKLALEKFRKIYDVVSPEQMKALRKKWHLSQRKFAKVLGWSSSTVALYEAGAVPTNGNNRLLKILIKDDKVMKEFIEDSQKSEL is encoded by the coding sequence ATGTCATACATTGCTGATTATACAAATACTTATGATATTCGCGGGCACGAGATTGAAATCACTGCTCCCGCACGTTTTGACGATCGGACACATGAAGTAATACCTGATTTAGAGTTAGATGATCAAGCTGTTAAATTAGCGTTGGAGAAATTTCGTAAAATTTACGATGTTGTCTCGCCAGAACAAATGAAAGCCTTACGTAAAAAATGGCATTTGAGTCAACGTAAATTTGCTAAAGTTTTAGGCTGGAGTTCATCAACTGTTGCATTATACGAGGCAGGGGCAGTCCCAACTAATGGTAATAATCGGCTGCTTAAGATTTTGATTAAGGATGATAAGGTGATGAAGGAGTTTATCGAAGATAGTCAAAAAAGTGAATTATAG
- a CDS encoding PTS sugar transporter subunit IIC, protein MQNSKLMNWTRQKLMPALGKMGENKYMVVLRDGMIISVPFTIFGSIFMIIANLPVPGWSNIIKPYLPVLNAPINMSTGLIGLIIALGISYTLARENKIDRLSASVIGAIAFIICELNNKMVLDPTNLGASSMFTAIVVSLIGGEIYNWFIKHKIVIKLPDSVPPAVASSFVSLIPALAILGGAWVIRCLLHLDINAFITWIFSPLTATLGSFWGMELFTFFTLFAWTIGIHGNNTVGIVAGPVYGNFLMDNMHKAMNGGVPTHICADGFLTFGMAMGGTGAVLGLVICMLFAKSKRYKQLAHLGFVPCIFQISEPIMFGVPVVLNPTLAIPFITIPLVLQAISYFLFKFHILHMIIASVPWTTPTLLNGFLITGGDWKAVVWQAICVLIAVAGYWPFFKILDKKALAVEQGETAPEE, encoded by the coding sequence ATGCAAAATAGTAAGCTCATGAATTGGACGAGGCAAAAGTTAATGCCTGCCTTAGGAAAAATGGGCGAAAACAAATATATGGTTGTTTTAAGAGATGGGATGATTATTTCAGTTCCATTTACTATCTTCGGTTCTATCTTTATGATCATTGCCAACTTGCCTGTGCCAGGTTGGTCAAATATCATTAAGCCTTATCTTCCAGTATTAAATGCGCCAATTAATATGTCTACTGGTTTGATTGGTTTAATTATTGCACTTGGTATTTCATATACTTTAGCCCGTGAAAATAAGATTGATCGTCTATCTGCATCAGTAATTGGTGCTATTGCTTTTATTATTTGCGAATTGAACAATAAAATGGTCCTTGATCCTACAAACTTAGGAGCTTCAAGTATGTTCACTGCTATCGTTGTTTCACTTATCGGTGGCGAAATTTATAACTGGTTTATTAAGCATAAAATTGTTATTAAGTTACCGGATTCAGTTCCACCTGCAGTAGCTAGTTCATTTGTCTCATTAATTCCTGCATTAGCAATTTTAGGTGGCGCTTGGGTTATTAGATGTCTGCTTCATTTAGATATCAATGCCTTTATTACCTGGATCTTCTCACCTCTTACTGCTACTCTGGGTAGTTTCTGGGGAATGGAACTGTTTACTTTCTTCACACTTTTTGCTTGGACTATTGGTATCCATGGTAATAATACTGTTGGTATTGTAGCTGGTCCTGTTTATGGTAATTTTTTAATGGACAATATGCATAAAGCTATGAACGGTGGCGTACCCACTCACATTTGTGCTGATGGTTTCTTAACTTTTGGTATGGCAATGGGTGGTACCGGTGCTGTTCTCGGATTAGTAATTTGTATGTTATTTGCCAAAAGTAAGCGTTATAAACAATTAGCTCACTTAGGTTTCGTTCCATGTATTTTCCAAATTTCTGAGCCTATTATGTTTGGTGTCCCTGTTGTATTAAATCCTACCCTTGCAATTCCATTTATTACTATTCCTTTGGTATTACAAGCAATCTCTTATTTCTTATTTAAATTCCATATCTTACATATGATCATTGCCAGTGTTCCTTGGACTACTCCAACTTTACTTAATGGTTTCTTGATTACTGGTGGTGATTGGAAAGCCGTTGTATGGCAAGCTATCTGTGTATTAATCGCAGTTGCAGGTTACTGGCCATTCTTCAAAATTTTGGATAAAAAAGCTTTAGCAGTTGAACAAGGCGAAACTGCTCCCGAAGAATAA
- a CDS encoding type II toxin-antitoxin system MqsR family toxin — MEPIFALKWLKLLVSENKFLLVKRKASHASPVTKEMVKLIVNDLSMKDFVKSEKDRDFPNEYVWIYETTFRIKYYIKFKFINKGQEILFISFHEALY; from the coding sequence ATGGAGCCAATTTTTGCATTAAAATGGCTAAAATTGCTAGTAAGTGAAAATAAATTTTTGCTTGTGAAAAGAAAAGCTAGTCATGCAAGTCCAGTGACTAAAGAGATGGTAAAACTCATTGTTAATGATCTATCAATGAAAGATTTTGTTAAAAGTGAAAAAGATAGAGATTTTCCAAATGAATATGTTTGGATCTATGAAACTACTTTTAGAATTAAATATTATATTAAGTTTAAATTTATTAATAAAGGACAGGAAATTTTGTTTATTTCTTTTCATGAAGCCTTATATTGA
- a CDS encoding ROK family protein yields the protein MAILTIDVGQKFVRYGFFDDEGNLTEKGKYQVPRESAQSFYKSIANLVTENNTKIKAISISFPGFINVDKKIAIRAGSLRFLDGHNINQDLHQYIDDRIEIFIENNSNCAAIAEKLNGNAQDVSDFAVITLGNGVGGGIFINNKLFRGTSFSAGEFGMMITDYTGHGFKSAHELASTSALISEYSRMRGIPDGLVENYQIMSELDDPKVKAVVEKWATYVAICIFNLACTLNPQKILIGGNISQNSELIPIIKEKLNQIPNWTDFQAEIQSCRFFNDASLYGAYWAYIGSNHVL from the coding sequence ATGGCAATTTTAACCATTGATGTAGGTCAGAAATTTGTTCGATATGGTTTTTTTGATGACGAAGGAAACTTAACTGAAAAAGGAAAATATCAAGTTCCAAGAGAATCAGCTCAATCATTTTATAAATCAATAGCAAATTTAGTTACTGAAAATAATACAAAAATTAAAGCAATTAGTATCAGTTTTCCTGGCTTTATTAATGTAGATAAAAAAATAGCTATTCGAGCAGGCTCCTTAAGATTTTTAGATGGTCATAATATTAATCAAGATTTACATCAATATATTGATGATCGGATTGAAATTTTTATTGAAAACAACTCCAATTGTGCTGCGATTGCAGAAAAATTGAATGGAAATGCTCAAGATGTGAGCGATTTTGCAGTAATTACTCTAGGAAATGGTGTTGGTGGAGGAATCTTCATTAACAATAAGTTGTTCCGTGGAACTAGCTTTTCAGCTGGTGAATTCGGCATGATGATTACAGACTACACTGGTCATGGATTTAAGAGTGCACATGAATTAGCTTCTACTTCTGCTTTAATTAGTGAATATTCTAGAATGCGAGGCATTCCTGATGGTTTGGTTGAAAACTATCAAATAATGTCAGAATTAGATGATCCAAAAGTAAAAGCTGTTGTAGAAAAATGGGCAACTTATGTAGCAATCTGTATATTTAATCTCGCATGTACACTAAATCCGCAAAAAATTTTAATTGGCGGTAATATTAGTCAAAACAGTGAATTGATTCCAATTATTAAAGAAAAATTGAATCAAATTCCTAATTGGACAGATTTTCAAGCTGAAATTCAATCTTGTCGCTTTTTCAATGATGCAAGTCTTTATGGTGCCTATTGGGCATATATAGGAAGTAATCATGTTTTATAA
- a CDS encoding ROK family protein has translation MFINKHTMRLNNERSVIRHVINYGPISRSKIARDLSINKVTISSILEELLEKQYVVEIGEGHSTKNGGRKPQLIEFNKNFGFFINIEIGKEYLNIMATYANGQVNRFEEISIANLTNEKIQLLLKKKINNFSIKDTVHELLGISIAVHKKVFDNKYVSAISDNTDLVTYLKDEYKVPVIILNNANAAAIFQRDFSSNNEIKNLISITINETISAGVIIDENLYLGNKDAAGSIENMQFLIQTDEGVKAFNPIDYCSQEAILREVAKYDGLNNLTLQQVAKLYVKGNKEVVAAITRFVDSIVLVLNNIIASYSPQIIYLDSTLIENLPMLLIQIKSKLPILEATQTQLQIARQTKFAPLLGGYSLLVRKIFDLGAKRLRLIP, from the coding sequence ATGTTTATTAACAAACATACCATGCGTCTTAATAACGAACGCTCTGTCATTCGACATGTAATTAACTATGGGCCGATTTCTCGTAGTAAAATTGCCCGTGACTTATCAATCAATAAAGTTACCATTTCTAGCATATTAGAAGAATTACTTGAAAAACAATATGTGGTAGAAATTGGTGAGGGACATAGCACTAAAAATGGTGGGCGGAAACCTCAACTTATCGAATTCAACAAAAATTTTGGCTTTTTTATCAATATCGAAATTGGTAAGGAATATCTCAATATAATGGCCACTTATGCTAATGGACAAGTTAATCGTTTTGAGGAAATCTCTATAGCAAATTTGACTAACGAAAAGATTCAATTACTTTTAAAGAAAAAAATTAATAATTTTTCTATTAAAGACACAGTTCATGAACTTTTAGGGATTTCGATAGCTGTACATAAAAAAGTGTTCGATAATAAATACGTCTCTGCTATTTCTGACAATACGGACCTAGTTACTTATTTAAAAGACGAATATAAGGTTCCCGTAATTATCCTAAATAATGCCAACGCTGCAGCAATTTTTCAGCGTGATTTTTCATCCAATAATGAAATCAAAAATTTAATTTCTATAACGATTAATGAAACAATTAGTGCCGGTGTTATTATTGATGAGAACTTGTATTTAGGAAATAAAGATGCTGCAGGTAGTATTGAAAACATGCAGTTTTTAATACAAACTGATGAAGGTGTTAAAGCCTTTAATCCTATTGATTATTGCTCTCAGGAAGCAATTTTACGTGAAGTGGCTAAGTACGATGGATTGAATAATTTGACATTACAACAAGTAGCTAAACTTTATGTTAAGGGAAATAAAGAAGTAGTTGCAGCAATCACTCGCTTTGTTGATAGTATAGTTTTAGTTTTAAACAATATTATTGCAAGCTACTCTCCTCAGATTATTTATTTAGATTCAACGTTAATAGAGAATTTACCCATGCTTTTAATTCAAATTAAAAGTAAATTACCTATTCTGGAAGCTACACAAACTCAATTACAAATTGCTAGACAAACTAAATTTGCTCCGCTTTTAGGAGGATATTCATTGCTGGTTAGAAAAATTTTTGACCTAGGCGCTAAGCGCTTGCGGCTTATACCTTAA